One part of the Marispirochaeta sp. genome encodes these proteins:
- the hslU gene encoding ATP-dependent protease ATPase subunit HslU — MIIDDMTPREIVVELDKYIIGQNDAKKTVAIALRNRTRRKKLPKELRDEIAPKNIIMIGPTGVGKTEIARRLSRLSGAPFVKVEATKYTEVGYVGRDVESMVRDLMSVAVSMVKEELQEGVREEAERRTEEAILDLLLPGIKKPEAPKEGSMPVPIEENSGSDTREKFRKMLQDGKLEEKSVEVSVSRGGFPTIEVFAGNNMEEMDLNLGNLSNILGGGKKRKRVTVKRAREIILAEELDKLVDNERVSEIARERVEEMGIIFIDEIDKVAGKESRSGADVSREGVQRDILPIVEGSTVNTKHGMIDTSHILFIAAGAFHISKPSDLIPELQGRFPLRVELKDLGAEEFERILTQPQNALITQYKALIGTEDVTLDFTPEAVKRLSEIAAQVNSMSENIGARRLHTIMELLLEEVSFTAPEISGQTITITPDYVDERLGDVLEDKDLSQYIL; from the coding sequence ATGATAATCGACGATATGACCCCCCGCGAAATTGTGGTTGAACTCGATAAATATATAATCGGACAGAACGATGCGAAAAAAACGGTCGCCATCGCCTTACGGAACAGGACCCGCAGAAAGAAGCTTCCCAAGGAGCTGCGGGACGAGATTGCCCCTAAAAATATAATAATGATCGGTCCAACGGGGGTCGGAAAAACGGAGATTGCCCGCCGGCTTTCCCGGCTCAGCGGAGCACCCTTTGTAAAGGTAGAGGCCACCAAGTATACCGAGGTCGGGTATGTGGGACGGGACGTGGAATCAATGGTCCGGGACCTGATGAGTGTGGCCGTCTCCATGGTCAAGGAAGAGCTGCAGGAAGGTGTCAGGGAAGAAGCTGAACGGCGGACAGAAGAGGCCATTCTTGATCTTCTGCTTCCGGGAATCAAAAAACCGGAGGCACCGAAGGAAGGCAGTATGCCTGTTCCCATAGAGGAGAACAGCGGCAGCGATACCCGGGAAAAGTTCAGAAAGATGCTGCAGGATGGCAAGCTCGAGGAAAAGAGCGTAGAGGTAAGCGTTTCCCGGGGAGGGTTTCCTACAATCGAGGTATTCGCCGGGAACAACATGGAGGAGATGGATCTTAACCTGGGGAACCTGTCCAACATCCTGGGCGGCGGCAAGAAGCGCAAGCGGGTTACTGTAAAGAGGGCCAGGGAGATTATTCTCGCGGAAGAACTCGATAAACTGGTAGACAACGAGCGGGTCTCAGAGATCGCCAGGGAGCGGGTGGAAGAGATGGGAATCATCTTCATCGACGAGATTGACAAGGTCGCAGGCAAAGAAAGCCGCTCCGGCGCGGATGTCAGCCGCGAGGGGGTCCAGCGGGATATCCTTCCTATTGTTGAAGGCAGCACGGTAAACACCAAACACGGAATGATCGATACCAGCCATATTCTCTTCATTGCCGCCGGCGCTTTTCATATCTCGAAACCTTCGGACCTGATACCTGAACTCCAGGGCCGTTTTCCCTTGCGGGTGGAATTGAAAGATCTTGGCGCCGAGGAGTTCGAACGGATCCTGACGCAGCCCCAGAATGCCCTGATTACCCAGTACAAGGCTCTTATCGGCACCGAGGATGTAACCCTTGATTTTACTCCGGAAGCGGTTAAGCGTCTTTCGGAAATTGCGGCTCAGGTAAACAGCATGAGCGAGAATATCGGGGCCCGTCGGCTTCATACTATCATGGAGCTGCTTTTGGAAGAGGTCTCTTTTACGGCACCGGAGATCAGCGGACAGACGATAACCATAACCCCGGACTATGTTGATGAACGTCTGGGTGATGTCTTGGAGGACAAGGACCTGAGTCAGTATATTCTGTGA